The segment TGCGCTGCGGCTGCGGCTCGATCGGCTGTTGCCGCGCTCGGCCGGTGGCATCGGGCGCGTGCAGCCGGCCGACGACAGCCTCGACGGCTTTCTCGAGCGCATGCGTGAGAACAACCGCGGTGCGCCGCTGACCGAGGCGGCCCACGCCTCGATCGCCAGCCTGCTCGGCGGGCAGAGCGAGCTGGCCGAAGAGCACGCCGTGCTGCGCTGCGATCCGCAGGTAACCGCGCGGGTCATCAGTTTTGCCAACAGTCACGGCCCGCAGCAGGACGAGCCCAGCCAGACCCTGACCGAGGCCATCGAGCGCCTCGGGCGCCACCGCAGCCAGGAGCTGCTCGGCCAGCTGGCGATCCAGCACAACGCCAGGCTGAGCGACCCGCACCTGAGCGAGCATGGAGCCAGGGTCGCCGCGCAGGCGCTGCTGGCGGCCGAACTGGCGGCCTGGCTGGCGCGCCGCCTGCAGCTCGATGCGCGGCTGTGCTACACCGCCGGCCTGCTGCAGAACATCGGTGAGCTGGCGGTGCTGCGCTCCACGCAGGACTGGCTCGACGGCGGTGGCGAGCTGGACGAAACCGAACTGCAACGCCAGCTGGCCACCCGCGCCGCCGGCTACGGCTCGGCGTTGCGCACGCGCTGGGGCCTGCCGCTCGGCCTGCGCCAGCTGATCGGCGCCTACTACACGCTGGGGGGCGGTGTGCTCAGCCGTGAAGCGCTGGTGCTCAATCTCGTGCGGCAACTGCTGGAGCTGCCCGCCGAGACGCCAGCGACCAGCCTGGCCGACTGTCGCGCGGCGCGCCTGCTGCGCCTCGATCCGGCTGTACTCGAGCAGGCTCCGCGTAGCGCCTGACCGGTCAATGATCGGCGCGGTATGCACCGCCCCACTGCTATCACTACAAGGCATGACGGCCCATCAACGGGAGCGGGTCGACAGCGTCCGTACGCTTATCTATTCTGCAGTGCGAAACAAGATTCCGTAATTTCAACAACAAGCGGAGGATTGCATGGCAGAGTTCGTGCGACTGCAACGACACGGCGCGATCGCCCTGATCATCGTCGATAACCCTCCCGTGAATGCGCTCAGCCAGCCGGTGCGCCAGGGCCTGCAGCAGGCCTTCCAGGCGGCCGACGCCGATCCCGAGGTGCTGGCCGTAGCGCTGGTCTGTGAGGGCAATACCTTCATCGCCGGCGCGGACATCAAGGAATTCGGGAAACCGCCGCAGGCGCCGAGCCTACCGGACGTCATCGACAGCATCGAGAACAGCCGCAAGCCGAGCGTCGCGGTCATTCACGGCACCGCCCTGGGTGGTGGTCTGGAAGTCGCGCTGGGTTGTCACTACCGCGTTGCGCGCAAAGACGCCAAGGTCGGCCTGCCCGAAGTGAAGCTGGGCCTGCTGCCCGGTGCCGGCGGCACCCAGCGGCTGCCGCGCCTGGCGGGCGTGGCCAAGGCGCTGGACATGATCGTCAGCGGTCAGCCGATCGGCGCCGCGGAGGCCCTCGAGCACCACATCGTCGACGAGCTGTTCGAGGGCGATCTGGTCGAAGCGGGCCTGGCCTATGCGCAGCGCCTGATCGATGAGGGGCGCGGCCCGCGCCGTACCGGCGAGCAGAGCGCAGGGCTGGAAGGCGCCGACAATGCCGAGCTGATCGCCGCCAAGCACGCCGAGGTGGCCAAGCGCATGCGCGGGCTGTTCTCGCCACTGCGCTGCGTCGCCGCAGTCGAGGCGGCGACGAAGTTGCCGCTGGCCGAGGGCCTCAAGCGCGAGCGCGAGCTGTTCGCCGAATGCCTGCAGTCGCCGCAGCGCGCCGCGCTGGTGCACAGCTTTTTCGCCGAGCGCCAGGCCGGCAAGATCGCCGACCTGCCGGCCGACGT is part of the Stutzerimonas balearica DSM 6083 genome and harbors:
- a CDS encoding HDOD domain-containing protein, giving the protein MPASSHLSFVLIAYSEPWRADQLCRLVNELRPGMQVALFSDGRSALAACRRQLPNLMIVDGELEGLDGFALLRELRRHGPSQRLPCILISERTDAVSVRAALPLSPAAYLGKPYDLAALRLRLDRLLPRSAGGIGRVQPADDSLDGFLERMRENNRGAPLTEAAHASIASLLGGQSELAEEHAVLRCDPQVTARVISFANSHGPQQDEPSQTLTEAIERLGRHRSQELLGQLAIQHNARLSDPHLSEHGARVAAQALLAAELAAWLARRLQLDARLCYTAGLLQNIGELAVLRSTQDWLDGGGELDETELQRQLATRAAGYGSALRTRWGLPLGLRQLIGAYYTLGGGVLSREALVLNLVRQLLELPAETPATSLADCRAARLLRLDPAVLEQAPRSA